A genomic segment from Nicotiana tabacum cultivar K326 chromosome 7, ASM71507v2, whole genome shotgun sequence encodes:
- the LOC107824372 gene encoding putative carboxylesterase 2, with protein MASNTKEIAVDMTPIFVIYKDGTINRFRPSENAPLCDDPQAPVQSKDVVIQPETGVSVRLYLPKLTTPQQKIPLVIYIHGGAFCIGSARSPTFHNFISALVEKANFIAVSVDYRLAPENPLSTTYEDSWAAFQWVLSHVNGKGPESWLNEHADFGKVFIGGESAGANIANDVAVRAGVSDLDLKVKISGLYLVHPYFGVENDTLYKVLCPTNTGGCFEDPRVNPLLDPRLKSMACEKVLFLVAEKDFLKEGTMNYYEGLKKSEWNGEVEIMETNGEGHCFHFFNPTSEEAVALMDKLVDFLRQH; from the coding sequence ATGGCTTCCAACACTAAAGAAATAGCTGTTGATATGACCCCCATTTTCGTTATCTACAAAGATGGTACCATCAATAGATTCAGGCCATCAGAAAATGCTCCACTCTGTGACGATCCACAAGCTCCTGTTCAATCTAAAGATGTTGTAATTCAACCAGAAACAGGGGTTTCCGTACGCTTATATCTCCCCAAACTCACAACCCCACAACAGAAAATCCCCCTCGTAATTTACATTCACGGCGGCGCTTTCTGTATTGGATCAGCTCGTTCCCCGACGTTCCATAATTTCATCAGCGCGTTAGTCGAAAAAGCTAATTTTATTGCTGTTTCAGTTGATTACAGGCTTGCTCCTGAAAACCCTCTTTCCACTACGTACGAGGATTCTTGGGCAGCATTTCAATGGGTGCTTTCGCATGTTAATGGAAAAGGCCCAGAGTCGTGGTTAAACGAGCACGCTGATTTTGGTAAAGTTTTTATTGGTGGTGAAAGTGCCGGAGCAAATATTGCTAATGACGTTGCTGTTAGAGCAGGGGTTAGTGATCTtgatttaaaagttaaaatttcgGGGCTTTATTTGGTTCATCCGTATTTTGGGGTAGAAAATGATACTCTGTACAAGGTTTTGTGTCCGACAAATACTGGTGGATGTTTCGAAGATCCGAGGGTAAATCCGTTGTTAGATCCGAGGTTAAAATCCATGGCGTGTGAGAAAGTGCTGTTTTTAGTGGCGGAGAAAGATTTTCTGAAAGAAGGGACGATGAATTATTATGAAGGGTTGAAGAAGAGTGAGTGGAATGGAGAAGTGGAAATAATGGAGACGAATGGGGAAGGCCATTGTTTTCATTTCTTCAATCCTACGTCTGAGGAAGCTGTTGCTCTTATGGATAAACTGGTTGATTTCTTGAGGCAACACTAG